Genomic window (Agrobacterium larrymoorei):
AACCGCTCGCCATTCAGCCACTTGGACCGCTTGGCGAGATTGGCGTTGTGCTCCGCCCAGGCAGCGACTGGATCGGCAACATCCACACGCGATGCCGCGAAGATCGCATCCGCCAGCTTTCGAACCGCTTCATCTTCGCTGATGCCAGGAAAGACCTGCTTAGCCCAGGATGGGTTAGGGTAGGAGATGATGTTCCAATTGATGTCGAAGTTGGAAATCTTCTCGAGTGCGGGCTTATAGGCCGTGGAGTTGGCCTTGTTGGCGCGCGCCACCTTAGCAGGGTCCTGCTCAGACAGAAGCAAGGGGTTGTCACCAGAAATCGCCAGTCTGGCTGCGCCGTTCGCATAGGCCTTCGCCATGCCCTCATAAAGCCAGCTGGATGCCTTGTCGAAATTGGCATCACTTGCATGGCGGTAGCGAGCAAGGGTGGTTTCCTCGTCGGAATAGAAGGTCGTGACCAGACCACTGCCTGCCATATAGGCGTGCTTGGTCAACTGGCGCACCAGCGGCAAAGCCGCAAGCGGCGCCGTGATCACCAGATCCTGATCCTTCTGGAGTTGAAGTCCAACCTTGACGGCGACTTCGGCCAGCTTTTCGAGTTTGACGGGATCGATAGGGGAAACGCTCATGATCTGCCTTCACATGTCTGCTTGAACGGGTCTGGACAATAGACCATCCATCGGGAAAGCCAACCACCTTCCAAAGGGCTTGGTTCAATCGGCGACGAGGGGTGCGGCCTTCGCCTTCAAAGCAGCGAGCGCATCTTTGGGTGAGAGGCGGATTTGCAGACCGCGCTGACCGCCATTCATATAGACGTAGACGTGCTCCATCGACTGAACCTCGATCGCTGTCGGAACCACCTTCTTCTGCCCGAAGGGGCTGATGCCGCCCACATGGTAACCGGTCGCTCGCTCCGCATCGGCCGACTTCATCATATGGGCGGATTTGCCGCCGAAGGCTGCTGCGAGCTTTTTCATGCTGACTTCCCGGTCTGAAGGGACGACGACGCAGACGGCCCTGCCGTCCACCTCGGCCATCAGCGTCTTCAACACCAGATGCGGCGGCTCGCCAATGGATTCGGCTGCCTGGAGACCGATACGTTCGGCATTCGGATCGTATTCATAGGTTACGGTGGTAAAAGCCACGCTGGCCTTCGTCAGCATCTGTGTCGCGCGGGTCGTCTTGGACATGGACTATCTGCCGAAGATCGAAGCGTAAATGTCAGGCTTGAAGCCGATCGTGATCTTGCCTTCGCTTTCCAGAACCGGGCGCTTGATCATTGAGGGCTGCTCCAGCATGAGGCCGATCGCTTTTTCCTGTGTCAGATCTGACTTCTGTGCGTCATCCAGCTTCTTGAACGTCGTGCCGGCGCGGTTCAGAACGGTTTCCCATCCAGCCGTTTTGCACCAAGCTTCCAGATTGTCGCGATCGATGCCTTGGGTCTTGTAGTCGTGAAACTCGGCTTCGATGCCATTCGCTTCCAGCCAACTGCGCGCTTTCTTCATCGTATCGCAGTTCTTGATGCCGTAAATGATCACCGTCATGCTTTCAGTCTCCCTTGCTTGCTATGGATTAACAAAATCTCTGTTTCAGTCAAAGACTCTCGACCCATGCAAATTTGTCGTGACTGTCATCTAAAGGAGTTCGAGCTCTGCCGCATGGCTCCTTCTCTATATCATGAGTTGTAGATTGTGGGTTTTTTCCCATATTCAGGACAACCCAAAAGGAGAAAGAAATGCGTTCGGTTGCAAAGACATCGCGTAAGTTTTTGAGTGAAACCCTTGCCGTTTTCGGCGCTGCCGTTTCGGTCTCCGCCGCTGTGCGCGCGCACCGCAAGCCTGCCGGTTCCGATCTTGATGCGCTTGGCATCGATCCCAAGGCTTTCGATAAGGTTCAGCTGTAAGATACGATCGCCCGCCCGCCGGGCTGCGCGTCTCTTAGTCCAGCTTCAAAAGCCGGGCGCCGCTTGATGCAGCGCCCGGCTTTTCTGTTTTAGACCAGCGACGAAGAAGCGCGCCAACGTCGCAAATGAGAATGGCGTCTCAGCCGTAATAGTCCGGGGCCTTCTTGAAGGTCGACCAGGCATCGGGATCATGTCCCGTCACCACGATCGCATCCGCCTTTTCTGCGACGGTTCTGAGCTTTTGTACGGAGCGTACAGTATCCACCGTCGAGGCGAGGAACCCTGGCAGAGCCTTTTCTTCCCAGTGATCGAGCGTATAGGCGGCATCGATGGTCAGCAGCAGCGGCTTGCTGTCCGGCACCCGCACCAGGAAGGACTGGTGGCCGGGAGCATGGCCTGGCGTGAAGATGGTCGTAAGCGTGCCATCGCCATAGATGTCATAGAAATCGTCATCGGTGCCGTTCAAGAACTGCCATTTCAGGCCCGGCTTGTCGAAGTCCTTGCGGATATAGCCGCCTGCCGCAAACCAGTCCGGCGTGAAGGCGTATTCGTACTCCCGGCGCTGGACGATGTGTGTCGCATTCGGGAAGCGGCCGATCGCGCCGGTATGATCAAGATGCAGGTGGGATTGGACGACGTATTTGACATCCGCAGGGTCGAATCCGAGCGCCTTGATCTGGTCGACGCAACCCTGGTCCTTGTCCAGAACCGGCCAGTAAACATCGCAAACGCCACCCCAATGACCGTGTGGGTCGGTGGCGACTTCGATCGCGTTTCCGCCGTCGATGACGGTATGCCCATCCGGGTGGGTGATCAGGAAGAAAGGAACGGGTATTTCGTAATCCGCGCCGTCTCCCTGGTTCATCTTGATGTTGTGGACCTTGCATTTCAAGGTTCCGGATTGAAGCATATAGAGCCTGATATCAGTCATAAACGTTTCCTCCCTACGAAGACATTTCCTGAATGGTTAGGTGATCAGAATGCTTCCCGATAAAGCGCCAGCGCATCCTCTTCGCGGACCTCGACCGGGTTGTTGACGAGCAGACGCGTCTGCTTCATGGCGTCCGATGCCAGCATGGCCAGGCTGTTGTCGGTGACGCCGACATCTCTTAAACGGCGTGGTGCACCGCTCTCATCCATTAGCCTTTCCATATGCTGAACGAACGCGTTCGAACGGGCTGCGGCATCACCTTCGCCTGGCACCTTCAGTACATCGGCAAGCTCGGCATAAAGTGGTGCAGCAGCGGCGGCATTGAAACGAAGAACGGGGCCAAGCATCAGCGCGTTGGAGAGGCCGTGCGGAACGTGATAGTGGCCCCCTAGCGGGTAGGCGAGAGCATGGACAGCCGCAACCGGCGAGTTGGCAAAGGCCTGGCCGGCAAGGGTGGCGCCGAGCAACATGGCCTCGCGCGACTCACGGTTCGCACCGTCCTTGCAGGCGGCGACCAGATTGTCTCCCAGAAGACGAAGCGCTTCGCGCGCCAGGCAATCGGAGAGCGGGTTCTTTTTGTGCTTACTGGTATAGGCTTCGATTGCGTGAACCATCGCATCGATGCCGGTGGCAGCGGTGTGGACCTGCGGCAGGCCCACCGTCAACGCGGCGTCTAGAAGCACGAAATCGGCAAAAAGCTGGGGTGAAACGACGCCCATCTTGGTGGTCTCGCCGGTGGTGATGATCGAGATATTGGTGACCTCGGAGCCCGTTCCCGCTGTCGTCGGTACCAGCACCAGCGGTGCGCGTGATCCCTTGACGTTGCCGATGCCGTACATGTCCGCGAGCGACTGATCGGAAACCAGAAGCACGGCCACTAGCTTGGCGATATCGAGCGACGACCCGCCGCCGAGGCCGATGACGATATCCGCCCCGAATTCTTTGGCGGAGGAGGCGCATTCCGCAACCACATGTTCGGGCGGATCGGCCACCACCTTGTCGAAGGTCTCGACGGAAAAGCCACTGGCAGACAGGGCTTCGGTGATCGGTTGAGTAAGCCCTGCCTTTACGAGACCGCTGTCAGTAATGAGAAGCGCTTTCCGCTGCGAAAACCGGCCAGCCAGGATGTCTCCAAGCTTTGCGGCCCCGCCCCATGCGATCTGCATGGATGGAACGGTTCGAAACTCGAACGGATTGATGGTCATTTTATCCTCCCAATCACGTCTCAGCTGAGAGCCGAGCAGAGATATTTGATTTCAAGATACTCATCGATACCGAAGTGGGATCCCTCGCGGCCAAGGCCCGATTGCTTGACGCCGCCAAAGGGAGCAACCTCGTTGGAGATCAATCCGGTGTTGTGGCCGACCATGCCGTAATCCAGGGCTTCCGCGACGCGCCATGTGCGGCTGAAGCTCTCGGTGTAGAAGTAGGCTGCGAGGCCAAACTCCGTATCATTGGCCATGGCAATCACCTCGTCTTCCCTCTCGAAACGAAAAAGCGGCGCAACGGGCCCAAAGGTTTCTTCGCGGGCGACCTTCATTGCCTGCGTCGCGCCGGCAATCACGGTCGGCTCGAAGAACGTGCCACCGAGAGCATGTCGTCCGCCGCCGGTGATGACGGTAGCACCCTTCGCCCGGGCGTCAGCGACGTGATCCTCGACCTTCTTGACAGCGTCCTCATCGATCAGCGGCCCGATCGTCACCCCTTCCTCGGTCCCCACGCCAACCTTCATGGCCTTTACTTTCTCGGCCAGTTTCTCTGCAAAACTGTCGAAGATTGCGTCCTGAACATAGATGCGGTTGCTACACACACATGTCTGTCCGGCGTTGCGATACTT
Coding sequences:
- a CDS encoding aminopeptidase, with the translated sequence MSVSPIDPVKLEKLAEVAVKVGLQLQKDQDLVITAPLAALPLVRQLTKHAYMAGSGLVTTFYSDEETTLARYRHASDANFDKASSWLYEGMAKAYANGAARLAISGDNPLLLSEQDPAKVARANKANSTAYKPALEKISNFDINWNIISYPNPSWAKQVFPGISEDEAVRKLADAIFAASRVDVADPVAAWAEHNANLAKRSKWLNGERFASLHFTGPGTDVTIGLADGHEWHGGASMAKNGVTCNPNIPTEEVFTTPHALRVDGYVSSTKPLSHQGTLIDDIQVKFEGGRIVEARASKGESVLNKVLDTDEGARRLGEVALVPHSSPISASGILFYNTLFDENASCHIALGQCYSKCFIDGATLSQDQIRAQGGNSSLIHIDWMIGSDKVDIDGIKPDGSAVPVMRKGEWA
- the ybaK gene encoding Cys-tRNA(Pro) deacylase; its protein translation is MSKTTRATQMLTKASVAFTTVTYEYDPNAERIGLQAAESIGEPPHLVLKTLMAEVDGRAVCVVVPSDREVSMKKLAAAFGGKSAHMMKSADAERATGYHVGGISPFGQKKVVPTAIEVQSMEHVYVYMNGGQRGLQIRLSPKDALAALKAKAAPLVAD
- a CDS encoding ArsC family reductase; its protein translation is MTVIIYGIKNCDTMKKARSWLEANGIEAEFHDYKTQGIDRDNLEAWCKTAGWETVLNRAGTTFKKLDDAQKSDLTQEKAIGLMLEQPSMIKRPVLESEGKITIGFKPDIYASIFGR
- the attM gene encoding AttM family quorum-quenching N-acyl homoserine lactonase: MTDIRLYMLQSGTLKCKVHNIKMNQGDGADYEIPVPFFLITHPDGHTVIDGGNAIEVATDPHGHWGGVCDVYWPVLDKDQGCVDQIKALGFDPADVKYVVQSHLHLDHTGAIGRFPNATHIVQRREYEYAFTPDWFAAGGYIRKDFDKPGLKWQFLNGTDDDFYDIYGDGTLTTIFTPGHAPGHQSFLVRVPDSKPLLLTIDAAYTLDHWEEKALPGFLASTVDTVRSVQKLRTVAEKADAIVVTGHDPDAWSTFKKAPDYYG
- a CDS encoding iron-containing alcohol dehydrogenase, which encodes MTINPFEFRTVPSMQIAWGGAAKLGDILAGRFSQRKALLITDSGLVKAGLTQPITEALSASGFSVETFDKVVADPPEHVVAECASSAKEFGADIVIGLGGGSSLDIAKLVAVLLVSDQSLADMYGIGNVKGSRAPLVLVPTTAGTGSEVTNISIITTGETTKMGVVSPQLFADFVLLDAALTVGLPQVHTAATGIDAMVHAIEAYTSKHKKNPLSDCLAREALRLLGDNLVAACKDGANRESREAMLLGATLAGQAFANSPVAAVHALAYPLGGHYHVPHGLSNALMLGPVLRFNAAAAAPLYAELADVLKVPGEGDAAARSNAFVQHMERLMDESGAPRRLRDVGVTDNSLAMLASDAMKQTRLLVNNPVEVREEDALALYREAF